One genomic region from Panthera tigris isolate Pti1 chromosome D1, P.tigris_Pti1_mat1.1, whole genome shotgun sequence encodes:
- the LOC102967242 gene encoding olfactory receptor 51A7-like yields the protein MSVLNTSEMEISTFFLIGIPGMEHAHIWVLIPICLMYLLAILGNCTILFFIKTETSLHAPMYYFLSMLAFSDLGLSISSLPTMLRIFLFNATGISPNGCFAQEFFIHGFSAIESSVLLIMSIDHFIAIYSSLRYTSILTSARVFKIGLIFAALCIMFALPFPFILKRLKFCRKSLLSHSYCLHLDVMKLACSDNRVNVIYGLFVALTSLLYLGCISVSYMLILKLILGIASHKGHLKVLNTCISHICAVFIFYVPIVTLAALHRFAKKCFPSH from the coding sequence ATGTCAGTCTTGAACACCTCTGAAATGGAAATCTCTACCTTCTTCCTCATTGGGATCCCAGGCATGGAGCATGCTCACATTTGGGTCTTGATCCCTATTTGCCTCATGTACCTCCTTGCCATCCTGGGGAACTGCACTATcctctttttcataaaaacagagacCTCTCTGCATGCTCCaatgtattattttctctccATGCTGGCCTTTTCTGACCTGGGACTTTCCATCTCCTCCCTTCCAACCATGCTGAGAATCTTCTTGTTCAATGCCACTGGAATTTCCCCCAATGGCTGCTTTGCCCAAGAGTTTTTCATTCATGGATTCTCAGCTATAGAGTCATCAGTTCTTCTCATCATGTCCATAGATCACTTCATAGCCATCTACAGCTCTCTGAGATACACCTCCATCCTGACCAGTGCCAGAGTCTTTAAAATCGGCCTCATATTTGCTGCATTATGTATCATGTTtgccctccctttcccctttatTCTGAAGAGGCTGAAATTCTGTAGGAAAAGCCTTCTATCCCACTCCTACTGCCTCCACCTGGATGTCATGAAGCTGGCCTGTTCTGACAACAGGGTCAACGTTATCTACGGACTCTTTGTGGCTCTTACATCCTTATTGTACTTGGGGTGCATTTCTGTGTCTTACATGTTGATCTTGAAACTTATTCTAGGCATTGCCTCACACAAGGGCCACCTCAAGGTCCTCAACACCTGCATCTCCCACATCTGTGCTGTGTTCATCTTCTATGTGCCTATCGTCACCTTGGCTGCCCTTCATCGCTTTGCCAAAAAATGTTTCCCCAGTCATTAG
- the LOC102966959 gene encoding olfactory receptor 51A4-like produces MFTVNSSETEISTFFLIGIPGMEHAHIWVSIPICLMYLIAILGNCTILFFIKTEPSLHEPMYYFLSMLALSDLGLSLSSLPTMLRIFLFNAPGISPDACFAQEFFIHGFSAMESSVLLIMSFDRFIAICNPLRYTSILTSARVTKIGLAFSFKNVLLILPFPLTLKHLRYCKKTLLSHSYCLHQDVMKLACSDNKVNVIYGLFVAVTGTLDLGFIFMSYMMILKAVLSIASQKQRLKVLNTCVSHICAVLIFYVPIFSLTVIYRFAKHSSPIVRIFMADVFLLVPPLMNPIVYCVKSQQIRNMVLGKLCQKHS; encoded by the coding sequence ATGTTCACCGTCAACAGCTCTGAAACTGAAATTTCTACCTTCTTCCTGATTGGGATCCCAGGGATGGAGCATGCCCACATTTGGGTCTCCATACCTATTTGCCTCATGTACCTCATTGCCATCCTGGGGAACtgtaccattctgtttttcataaaaacagaacCATCTCTGCACGAACCCATGTACTATTTTCTCTCCATGTTGGCTCTCTCTGACCTAGGACTGTCCCTCTCATCTCTCCCTACCATGCTAAGGATATTCTTGTTCAATGCTCCAGGAATTTCTCCTGATGCCTGCTTTGCCCAAGAATTTTTTATTCATGGATTCTCAGCTATGGAGTCATCAGTTCTTCTCATCATGTCCTTTGATCGATTTATTGCCATCTGCAACCCTCTGAGATACACTTCCATCCTGACTAGTGCCAGAGTCACCAAAATTggacttgctttttctttcaaaaatgttctgTTGATCCTCCCTTTCCCTTTGACCCTAAAACATCTAAGATACTGTAAGAAGACCCTCCTTTCCCATTCCTACTGCCTCCATCAGGATGTCATGAAGCTGGCCTGCTCTGACAACAAGGTCAATGTCATCTATGGCTTATTTGTGGCTGTCACAGGCACCCTAGACTTAGGATTTATTTTCATGTCCTATATGATGATACTGAAAGCAGTATTGAGCATAGCATCACAGAAACAAAGGCTCAAGGTCCTCAACACCTGCGTGTCCCACATCTGTGCTGTGCTCATCTTCTATGTTCCCATTTTCTCTCTAACTGTTATCTACCGGTTTGCCAAACACAGCTCCCCAATAGTTAGGATCTTCATGGCTGATGTTTTCCTGTTGGTACCTCCACTGATGAATCCCATTGTATACTGTGTGAAGAGCCAACAGATAAGAAATATGGTTTTAGGGAAGCTGTGTCAGAAACACAGCTGA
- the LOC102966670 gene encoding olfactory receptor 51L1-like, producing MPRFTMVVWNNNNTMEPIFILRGFHGLECVYSWISVPFCLAYLVAFIGNVTILSVIWIESSLHQPMYYFLSILALTDLGMSMSTLPTMLAVLWLDAREIQASACYAQLFFIHTFTFLESSVLLAMAFDRFVAICRPLHYTTILNNSVIGKIGLACLLRSMGVVLPTPLLLRHYHYCHDNALSHTFCLHQDILKLSCSDARISSIYGLCVVITTLGVDSVCILLSYILILNAVLRIASHEERLKALNTCISHICVVLIFFVPVIGVSMVHRFGKHLSPRIHIIMANIYLLSPPVLNPIVYSIKTKQIRLRILRRFGLRRGH from the coding sequence ATGCCAAGGTTCACCATGGTGGTCTGGAATAACAATAACACCATGGAGCCTATATTTATTCTGAGGGGATTTCATGGATTGGAGTGTGTCTATTCTTGGATCTCAGTCCCATTCTGTCTTGCATACTTGGTAGCATTTATTGGTAATGTTACCATCCTCTCTGTCATTTGGATAGAGTCATCACTCCATCAGCCCATGTACTACTTCCTTTCCATCTTGGCACTGACTGACCTAGGTATGTCTATGTCCACACTTCCCACCATGCTTGCTGTGTTATGGCTGGATGCTCGGGAGATCCAGGCAAGTGCTTGCTATGCTCAGCTCTTTTTCATCCACACATTCACATTCCTGGAGTCTTCGGTGCTACTGGCCATGGCCTTTGACCGTTTTGTTGCTATCTGCCGTCCACTGCACTACACTACCATCCTTAACAACAGTGTAATAGGCAAGATTGGTTTGGCCTGCTTGCTAAGAAGCATGGGAGTTGTACTTCCTACACCTTTGCTACTGAGACATTATCACTACTGCCATGACAATGCCCTTTCCCATACCTTCTGTTTGCACCAAGACATTCTGAAATTATCCTGTTCAGATGCAAGGATCAGCAGTATCTATGGCCTGTGTGTAGTTATTACCACACTTGGTGTGGATTCAGTCTGCATACTTCTTTCTTATATCCTGATTCTGAATGCTGTGCTGCGGATTGCATCTCATGAAGAGCGGCTGAAGGCACTCAACACATGCATATCCCATATCTGTGTTGTGCTCATTTTCTTTGTGCCAGTAATTGGGGTGTCAATGGTCCATCGCTTTGGGAAACATCTGTCTCCAAGAATTCACATCATCATGGCCAATATTTACCTGCTTTCCCCCCCAGTGCTTAACCCTATTGTCTATAGCATCAAGACAAAGCAGATTCGTCTAAGAATTCTCCGCAGGTTTGGACTGCGGAGGGGGCATTAA
- the LOC102972498 gene encoding LOW QUALITY PROTEIN: olfactory receptor 51A4 (The sequence of the model RefSeq protein was modified relative to this genomic sequence to represent the inferred CDS: substituted 1 base at 1 genomic stop codon) — MMSIINTSDVEITTFFLVGMPGLEYAHIWISIPICSMYIFAILGNCTILLVIKTEPSLHEPMYYFLSMLAMSDMGLSFSSLPTMWRIFLFNAPEISANACFAQEFFIHGFAAVESSVLLIMSFDRFLAIHSPLRYSSILTPIRVVKIGIVISLKSVLLVLPFPFTLRSLKYCNKSQLSHSYCLHQDVMKLACSDNRIDVIYGFFGVLWVMVDFMLIAVSYFLILKTVLGIASRKEXLKALNTCVSHICAVIIFYLPIINLSIVHRFVRHVSPLFNVLMANVLLLVPPMMNPIVYCVKTRQIRVRVVAKLCQKQM; from the coding sequence ATGATGTCCATTATTAATACATCGGATGTTGAAATCACCACCTTCTTCTTGGTTGGGATGCCAGGGCTGGAATATGCACACATCTGGATCTCTATCCCCATATGTAGCATGTATATTTTTGCTATTCTGGGAAACTGCACCATCCTTTTGGTCATCAAGACAGAGCCCTCTTTGCATGAGCCCATGTACTACTTCCTTTCCATGTTAGCCATGTCTGACATGGGCCTGTCCTTCTCTTCTCTACCCACCATGTGGAGGATCTTCTTATTCAATGCCCCTGAAATTTCTGCCAATGCCTGCTTTGCCCAAGAATTCTTCATCCATGGATTTGCAGCAGTGGAATCTTCAGTGCTCTTGATCATGTCGTTTGACCGCTTCCTAGCCATCCACAGCCCTCTGAGATACAGCTCCATTCTTACTCCTATCAGAGTTGTCAAAATAGGAATAGTGATATCCCTTAAGAGTGTCCTCCTAGTGCTACCCTTCCCCTTCACTTTgagaagtttgaaatattgtaatAAAAGCCAATTATCCCATTCCTACTGTCTCCACCAGGATGTCATGAAGTTGGCCTGCTCTGACAACCGAATTgatgtcatatatggcttttttgGAGTACTGTGGGTTATGGTAGACTTTATGCTTATTGCTGTGTCTTACTTCCTGATCCTCAAGACTGTACTGGGAATTGCATCCCGAAAGGAGTAGCTCAAGGCCCTCAATACTTGTGTTTCACACATCTGTGCAGTGATCATCTTCTATCTGCCCATCATTAACCTTTCCATTGTCCATCGGTTTGTCCGACATGTCTCACCTCTCTTCAATGTTCTCATGGCAAATGTTCTTTTACTTGTGCCTCCAATGATGAATCCCATTGTGTACTGTGTGAAAACGAGACAGATTAGAGTAAGAGTTGTAGCAAAATTATGTCAGAAGCAGATGTAA